The nucleotide sequence TCCCGCGCGGCCGCTTTCAACTTGTCGCGAAACTCGGTCTGCCACTTCTTTTGCAGCACGGAGGCGCGGGTGAGACGGGCCACGGACAGGGTGATTTCCGGGAGCGCATCCACCAGGGACTTCCCGCCCTTGTCCGCCTCGAGCAGCTGCTCGAACAATTCCCCCTGGGCCAGCCGGATCAAGGCGTCGTTCATGGCGCCCGCATCGTCCCCCACCGTTTCGGC is from Candidatus Glassbacteria bacterium and encodes:
- a CDS encoding DUF3486 family protein — encoded protein: AETVGDDAGAMNDALIRLAQGELFEQLLEADKGGKSLVDALPEITLSVARLTRASVLQKKWQTEFRDKLKAAAREVDKIARKGGLTDEAAGTIREKILGVAG